One window from the genome of Candoia aspera isolate rCanAsp1 chromosome 15, rCanAsp1.hap2, whole genome shotgun sequence encodes:
- the CLTCL1 gene encoding clathrin heavy chain 2 isoform X3 has product MAQILPIRFQEHFQLQNLGINPANIGFSTLTMESDKFICIREKVGEQAQVVIVDMSDPTTLIRRPISAESAIMNPASKVIALKAGKTLQIFNIEMKSKMKAHTMAEEVIFWKWISVNTVALVTETAVYHWSMEGDSLPQKMFDRHASLAGCQIINYRTDENQKWLLLIGISAQQNRVVGAMQLYSVDRKVSQPIEGHAAAFAEFKTEGNAKPSTLFCFAVRSPAGGKLHIIEVGQPATGNQPFVKKAVDVFFPPEAQTDFPVAMQIGTKHGVIYLITKYGYIHMYDLESGVCIYMNRISAETIFVTSTHEPTSGIIGVNKKGQVLSVCVEEDNIVNYATNVLQNPDLGLRMAIRSNLAGAEELFARKFNTLFAQGNYAEAAKVAASAPKGILRTSDTIRKFQSVPAQAGQASPLLQYFGILLDQGQLNKFESLELCRPVLQQGRKQLLEKWLKEDKLECSEELGDLVKAADPTLALSVYLRANVPNKVIQCFAETSQFQKIVLYAKKVGYTPDWIFLLRSVMRVNPDQGLQFAQMLVQDEEPLANINQIVDVFMENSLIQQCTSFLLDALKNNRPAEGHLQTRLLEMNLIHAPQVADAILGNQMFTHYDRAHIAQLCEKAGLLQRALEHYTDLYDIKRAVVHTHLLNPEWLVNFFGSLSVEDSVECLRAMLSANIRQNLQLCVQVASKYHEQLGTQSLVELFESFKSYEGLFYFLGSIVNFSQDPDVHFKYIQAACKTGQIKEVERICRESNCYNPERVKNFLKEAKLTDQLPLIIVCDRFDFVHDLVLYLYRNNLQKYIEIYVQKVNPSRIPAVVGGLLDVDCSEDVIKNLIMVVRGQFSTDELVAEVEKRNRLKLLLPWLESRIHEGCEEPATHNALAKIYIDSNNNPERFLRENPFYDSRVVGKYCEKRDPHLACVAYERGQCDLELIKVCNENSLFKSEARYLVRRKDPELWVNVLEENNPFRRPLIDQVVQTALSETQDPEEVSVTVKAFMTADLPNELIELLEKIVLDNSVFSEHRNLQNLLILTAIKADRTRVMEYINRLDNYDAPDIANIAISNELYEEAFAIFRKFDVNTSAIQVLIEHIGNLDRAYEFAERCNEPAVWSQLGRAQLQKDLVKEAIDSYIKADDPSAYMEVVQAANRNDNWEDLVKFLQMAQKKARESYVETELIFALAKTNRLSELEEFVSGPNNAHIQQVGDRCYEEGMYDAAKLLYNNVSNFARLASTLVHLGEYQVAVDSARKANSTRTWKEVCFACVNGKEFRLAQICGLHIVIHADELEELISYYQGRGYFEELIALLEAALGLERAHMGMFTELAILYSKYKPQKMREHLELFWSRVNIPKVLRAAEQAHLWGELVFLYDKYEEYDNAIVTMMNHPTDAWKEGQFKDIIAKVANVELYYKALQFYLDYKPLLINDLLLVLSPRLDHTRTVGFFSKVNQLPLVKPYLRSVQNHNNKGVNEALNNLLTEEEDYQGLRASIDAYDNFDNITLAQRLEKHKLIEFRRIAAYLYKGNNRWKQSVELCKKDRLYKDAMQYAAESKDAELAEKLLQWFLEEDKKECFAASLFTCYDLLHPDVVLELAWRHNITDFAMPYFIQVMREYLTKVDGLFNKVDKLDASENLRKEEEQVTEPTPIVFGHLAEGRFY; this is encoded by the exons CGGGGAAAACCCTCCAGATTTTTAACATAGAGatgaaaagtaaaatgaaagcACACACCATGGCTGAAGAAGtgattttttggaagtggatcTCTGTGAATACCGTCGCTTTAGTGACAGAGACTGCAGTGTATCATTGGAGCATGGAAGGAGACTCTCTGCCCCAGAAGATGTTTGACCGACACGCCAGCCTTGCAGGCTGCCAGATCATCAACTACAGGACAGATGAGAACCAAAAGTGGTTACTCTTAATTGGCATATCTGCCCAG CAAAACCGTGTGGTGGGTGCCATGCAGCTGTATTCGGTGGACCGCAAAGTCTCCCAGCCCATAGAGGGGCACGCTGCAGCCTTTGCTGAGTTCAAAACCGAAGGAAATGCCAAGCCTTCCACCCTTTTCTGTTTTGCCGTGCGAAGCCCTGCAGGAGGCAAG CTTCACATAATTGAAGTGGGTCAACCTGCCACAGGAAACCAGCCCTTTGTCAAAAAAGCAGTCGACGTCTTTTTTCCTCCAGAGGCGCAGACGGATTTCCCAGTTGCAATGCAG ATTGGAACAAAGCATGGCGTTATCTATCTGATCACAAAATACGGATACATACACATGTACGATTTGGAATCCGGAGTCTGCATCTACATGAACCGAATCAGCGCTGAAACGATATTTGTAACTTCGACTCACGAACCTACCTCTGGAATTATTGGGGTGAACAAGAAAGGACAG GTCCTTTCTGTTtgtgtggaagaagacaacattgTAAACTATGCCACCAACGTCCTCCAGAATCCTGATTTAGGTCTGCGGATGGCTATCCGAAGTAATTTAGCTGGAGCAGAAGAACTCTTTGCCAGAAAATTTAATACTCTTTTTGCGCAGGGAAACTATGCAGAGGCAGCCAAAGTGGCCGCGTCTGCACCCAAG GGCATCCTGCGCACTAGCGACACGATCCGGAAGTTTCAGAGTGTCCCGGCTCAAGCTGGACAAGCCTCGCCCTTGCTGCAGTACTTTGGCATCCTCCTTGACCAAGGCCAGCTCAACAAATTTGAATCTCTGGAACTCTGCCGTCCCGTCCTTCAGCAAGGCCGCAAGCAGCTGCTAGAAAAATGGTTGAAAGAAGACAAG ctggAGTGCTCCGAAGAGCTGGGAGACTTAGTGAAGGCTGCTGACCCAACCCTTGCCCTCAGTGTTTATCTCCGTGCAAACGTACCAAACAAAGTAATCCAGTGTTTTGCAGAAACTAGTCAGTTCCAGAAAATTGTTCTTTACGCCAAAAAG GTTGGCTATACCCCGGATTGGATTTTCTTGTTGAGAAGTGTGATGAGGGTCAACCCAGATCAGGGCCTTCAGTTTGCCCAGATGTTGGTTCAGGATGAAGAGCCTTTGGCCAACATCAATCAG ATTGTCGATGTGTTCATGGAGAACAGTTTAATTCAGCAGTGCACTTCCTTCTTGCTGGATGCGTTGAAAAACAATCGCCCTGCTGAAGGCCACCTTCAGACTCGTCTTCTTGAGATGAACCTCATCCATGCTCCCCAG GTTGCGGATGCCATTTTGGGAAATCAGATGTTCACACACTATGATCGAGCCCACATTGCCCAGCTTTGTGAGAAAGCTGGCTTGCTTCAGAGAGCCCTGGAGCACTACACCGATCTTTATGATATCAAGCGTGCCGTTGTACATACCCACCTTCTGAATCCAGAG tggctGGTGAATTTCTTTGGCTCCCTGTCTGTCGAAGACTCTGTCGAGTGCCTACGTGCTATGTTGTCTGCCAACATCCGACAAAATCTGCAGCTCTGTGTTCAGGTAGCTTCGAAGTATCACGAACAGTTGGGCACCCAATCCCTTGTGGAACTCTTTGAATCCTTCAAAAGCTATGAAG GGCTCTTTTATTTCTTGGGTTCTATTGTCAACTTCAGCCAGGATCCAGATGTCCACTTTAAATATATCCAGGCTGCCTGCAAGACTGGCCAGATCAAAGAAGTTGAACGGATCTGCCGCGAAAGCAACTGTTACAATCCAGAACGAGTGAAAAACTTCCTGAAG GAAGCCAAGCTTACAGACCAGCTTCCCCTGATCATCGTCTGCGATCGATTTGACTTCGTTCACGACCTGGTGCTTTACTTGTACCGTAACAACTTACAGAAGTACATTGAGATCTACGTTCAGAAG GTAAACCCGAGCCGCATCCCCGCGGTTGTGGGAGGACTCCTGGACGTGGATTGCTCTGAAGACGTGATTAAGAACTTGATCATGGTGGTGAGAGGCCAGTTTTCAACCGACGAATTGGTAGCTGAAGTAGAAAAAAGGAACAG gcTTAAGTTGCTGCTGCCTTGGCTGGAGTCTCGGATTCACGAAGGCTGCGAAGAACCAGCGACGCACAATGCCCTGGCTAAAATCTACATCGACAGCAACAACAACCCCGAGCGCTTCCTGCGGGAGAATCCCTTTTACGACAGCCGTGTTGTAGGCAAATACTGTGAGAAGAGGGACCCTCACCTGGCCTGCGTAGCCTATGAAAGGGGGCAGTGTGACCTCGAGCTCATAAAG GTTTGCAACGAGAATTCTTTGTTCAAGAGTGAAGCTCGTTACTTGGTGCGAAGAAAAGATCCAGAACTGTGGGTCAACGTTTTGGAGGAAAACAACCCCTTCAGGAGACCACTCATTGATCAG GTTGTCCAGACGGCGTTATCAGAAACTCAAGATCCAGAAGAAGTTTCTGTGACGGTCAAAGCGTTCATGACAGCTGACCTACCAAACGAACTGATTGAGTTGCTTGAAAAGATCGTCTTGGATAATTCTGTCTTCAGCGAGCACAG GAATCTCCAGAACCTGTTGATCTTGACGGCCATCAAAGCCGACCGCACTCGGGTGATGGAATACATCAATCGTCTGGACAACTATGATGCCCCAGATATTGCCAATATTGCCATCAGCAATGAGCTCTACGAAGAAGCGTTTGCCATCTTTAGGAAGTTTGACGTCAATACTTCTGCCATTCAG GTGTTGATAGAACACATTGGCAATCTGGATCGTGCGTATGAATTTGCAGAGAGGTGTAATGAACCTGCGGTTTGGAGTCAGCTGGGCAGAGCGCAGCTTCAGAAGGACTTGGTTAAGGAAGCTATAGATTCTTATATAAAGGCTGACGATCCCTCTGCCTACATGGAAGTTGTCCAGGCAGCCAACAGAAACG ATAACTGGGAGGATCTGGTCAAATTCTTGCAAATGGCTCAGAAGAAAGCAAGGGAGTCTTACGTTGAGACTGAACTGATTTTTGCCTTAGCAAAAACAAACAGGCTTTCCGAGCTAGAAGAATTTGTCAGCGGCCCTAACAATGCACACATACAACAG GTTGGCGATCGCTGCTACGAGGAGGGAATGTACGATGCAGCAAAGCTGCTCTACAATAACGTCTCGAATTTTGCTCGCCTGGCCTCCACCTTGGTTCATCTTGGGGAGTACCAAGTAGCCGTTGACAGCGCTCGCAAAGCCAACAGCACCAGGACGTGGAAGGAG GTGTGTTTTGCCTGTGTGAACGGAAAGGAGTTCCGGCTTGCCCAGATCTGCGGCTTACATATTGTAATTCATGCGGATGAACTTGAGGAGCTGATAAGCTATTATCAG GGGCGTGGGTACTTTGAGGAACTGATTGCTCTCCTGGAGGCGGCTCTTGGCCTGGAACGTGCTCACATGGGAATGTTTACCGAACTTGCTATTTTATATTCGAAATATAAACCACAGAAGATGAGAGAACATCTGGAACTCTTCTGGTCCAGAGTCAATATTCCAAAG GTACTTCGAGCGGCAGAGCAAGCCCATCTCTGGGGAGAGCTGGTGTTCCTCTATGATAAATATGAAGAATATGACAATGCAATAGTTACCATGATGAATCATCCTACAGATGCTTGGAAGGAAGGGCAGTTCAAGGACATCATTGCAAAG GTTGCCAACGTGGAGTTGTATTACAAAGCCCtgcagttttatttggattaCAAGCCATTGCTGATCAACGATCTCCTCCTAGTATTATCTCCGCGGCTGGATCACACCAGGACAGTCGGCTTTTTCTCCAAG GTTAATCAGCTACCTCTCGTGAAACCTTATTTGCGTTCAGTCCAGAATCACAATAATAAAGGAGTCAACGAGGCACTGAACAATCTTCTGACGGAGGAGGAAGATTACCAA GGCTTGCGAGCGTCTATTGACGCCTACGATAACTTTGATAACATTACCTTGGCTCAGCGTCTGGAAAAGCACAAGTTGATTGAGTTCAGGCGGATCGCCGCATACTTGTATAAAGGCAATAACCGGTGGAAACAGAGCGTGGAGCTTTGCAAGAAGGATCGGCTTTATAAG GATGCCATGCAATATGCCGCAGAATCCAAAGATGCTGAGCTGGCTGAGAAACTGCTTCAGTGgtttctggaagaagacaaaaagGAGTGTTTTGCAGCTTCCCTCTTCACATGCTACGACTTGTTGCATCCAGACGTGGTCCTGGAGTTGGCATGGCGGCACAACATTACGGACTTTGCGATGCCTTACTTCATTCAGGTGATGAGAGAGTACCTTACCAAA GTTGATGGTCTGTTTAATAAG GTGGATAAGCTCGATGCTTCGGAAAACCTAAGAAAAGAAGAGGAGCAAGTAACCGAACCCACTCCCATAGTATTTG GTCATTTGGCAGAAGGTAGATTTTACTGA